Proteins from a genomic interval of Micromonospora sp. NBC_00389:
- a CDS encoding ABC transporter permease — protein MNGYGFRHVARMERIKLSSVRSTWWLAIAAVVSMAAAGAGVGLGYRSHTPVATAAQILNNSLGGAIVAQLLLGALGVLVVTGDYGTGMIRSTFAAVPRRRIVLSAKVAVCGGAALTVGLVASFAGYLGGQLAIRGTAIPAASLGDPAILRAVVLTGVYLGVTALIGVGIGTIVRHSGAAIGTLFGLMFVPMIVAGLFGESGIQVGRFVPLLMLLNSIAVTSPLPGLFSSWISALLMCGYAAVAVLCGGMLLRHRDA, from the coding sequence ATGAACGGGTACGGATTCCGGCACGTGGCCCGGATGGAGCGGATCAAGCTGAGCAGCGTCCGGTCGACGTGGTGGCTGGCGATCGCTGCGGTGGTCTCGATGGCCGCGGCCGGGGCCGGGGTGGGACTCGGGTACCGATCGCACACCCCGGTCGCCACCGCCGCCCAGATCCTGAACAACAGCCTCGGCGGCGCCATTGTGGCCCAGTTGCTTCTCGGAGCGCTCGGCGTCCTGGTGGTGACCGGCGATTACGGCACCGGGATGATCCGCTCGACGTTCGCCGCCGTCCCGCGGCGTCGGATCGTCCTGTCCGCGAAGGTCGCCGTGTGCGGCGGCGCGGCTCTCACCGTCGGCCTGGTCGCGAGCTTCGCCGGATATCTGGGCGGGCAGCTCGCGATCCGCGGCACCGCCATCCCGGCGGCATCCCTCGGAGACCCGGCGATCCTGCGCGCGGTCGTGCTGACCGGCGTTTATCTGGGCGTCACCGCGCTGATCGGGGTCGGCATCGGGACGATCGTGCGGCACTCGGGCGCCGCGATCGGCACGCTGTTCGGACTGATGTTCGTCCCGATGATCGTGGCCGGCCTGTTCGGCGAGAGCGGAATCCAGGTCGGCCGCTTCGTCCCGCTGTTGATGCTGCTCAACTCGATCGCGGTGACCTCGCCGCTACCCGGGCTGTTCTCCAGCTGGATCAGCGCGCTGCTGATGTGCGGGTACGCGGCGGTCGCGGTTCTGTGCGGCGGCATGCTGCTCCGCCATCGCGACGCGTGA
- a CDS encoding SIR2 family NAD-dependent protein deacylase — MDGVLPHRAAQLLRDARRVVVLTGAGISAESGVPTFRDDLTGLWARFDAQQLATAEAFHADPDLVWGWYEWRRSRVRRAESNPGHLAITTIGARVPGTTVITQNVDDLHERAGTRAAIHLHGSLFMPRCVATAAHPAAFEDPQDSDVAQPHEGRRIPPPRCASCGALVRPGVVWFGEALPEAALSAAVEAAAACDVLLTVGTSGVVYPAAEIPRIAARSGATVIQVNPEPTPLDRISAINLRDAAARVLPTLVAAAWKETDKT; from the coding sequence ATGGACGGTGTGCTGCCGCATCGAGCGGCCCAACTCCTCCGCGACGCCCGCCGTGTCGTCGTCCTCACCGGCGCCGGGATCTCCGCCGAGAGCGGTGTGCCCACCTTCCGTGACGATCTCACCGGCTTGTGGGCGCGTTTCGACGCCCAGCAGCTCGCCACTGCCGAGGCGTTCCACGCCGATCCAGACCTGGTCTGGGGCTGGTACGAATGGCGGCGCAGCAGGGTACGCCGAGCCGAGTCCAATCCTGGGCACCTGGCCATCACCACCATCGGGGCCCGGGTACCCGGCACCACCGTCATCACGCAAAACGTCGACGACCTGCACGAGAGGGCCGGAACCCGGGCTGCGATCCACCTGCACGGCAGCCTCTTCATGCCCCGATGCGTGGCGACGGCCGCTCACCCGGCAGCCTTTGAGGACCCACAGGACAGCGACGTCGCGCAGCCGCATGAAGGCCGCCGGATTCCGCCGCCGCGGTGCGCGTCCTGCGGAGCACTCGTCCGCCCGGGTGTGGTGTGGTTCGGTGAGGCGCTGCCCGAGGCAGCGTTGAGCGCGGCGGTCGAAGCAGCCGCCGCGTGCGACGTGCTCCTGACGGTCGGCACCTCCGGCGTCGTGTACCCGGCCGCCGAGATCCCCCGGATCGCGGCACGCTCCGGCGCGACCGTGATCCAGGTCAACCCGGAGCCAACCCCACTCGACCGGATCTCCGCCATCAACCTGCGCGATGCCGCAGCACGGGTCCTCCCGACCCTCGTCGCGGCCGCATGGAAGGAAACCGACAAGACATAA
- a CDS encoding sulfite exporter TauE/SafE family protein has translation MTAALGLGTVIGILLGLLGGGGSILAVPALVYGAGLPLSAAVPTSLLVVGISSATALLPRLRAGQIRWRIAGIVGAAGAAAAFAGAAVNRLLDPRVVLIGFAGLMVAAALRMLRDQGEAGGDCALPGGGVNWRGCLPKSIGAGIAVGFLTGLFGVGGGFLIIPALVLLLGLPMPAAVGTSLVIIVINSAAGFAAHSGDATLDYRIAGAFTVAAIIGSLAAARFASRVPARHLSRAFAYLVMVIAAFVAIQAAINPPAN, from the coding sequence GTGACCGCTGCCCTCGGGCTCGGCACGGTCATCGGCATTCTGCTCGGCCTGCTCGGGGGCGGCGGTTCCATCCTCGCCGTCCCCGCTCTGGTCTACGGCGCAGGGCTGCCGCTGAGCGCCGCCGTACCGACGTCGCTGCTGGTCGTCGGCATCTCCTCGGCCACCGCACTGCTGCCCCGGCTCCGTGCTGGGCAGATCCGCTGGCGGATCGCTGGGATTGTCGGTGCCGCCGGTGCCGCAGCGGCGTTCGCCGGCGCTGCGGTCAACCGACTGCTCGACCCCCGCGTCGTCCTGATCGGCTTCGCCGGACTCATGGTTGCTGCGGCGCTGAGGATGCTGCGGGATCAAGGCGAGGCGGGCGGCGACTGCGCCCTGCCCGGCGGTGGCGTCAACTGGCGCGGCTGCCTGCCCAAGTCCATCGGCGCGGGCATCGCGGTCGGCTTCCTCACCGGCTTGTTCGGCGTCGGCGGCGGCTTCCTCATCATCCCCGCCCTGGTACTGCTGCTGGGCCTGCCCATGCCCGCCGCCGTCGGCACGTCGCTGGTCATCATCGTCATCAACTCTGCGGCCGGATTCGCCGCCCACTCCGGGGACGCCACACTCGACTACCGCATCGCTGGCGCCTTCACCGTCGCGGCGATCATCGGGTCCCTCGCCGCCGCACGCTTCGCCTCTCGGGTACCCGCTCGGCACCTGAGCCGCGCTTTCGCCTACCTCGTCATGGTCATCGCGGCCTTCGTCGCCATCCAGGCCGCCATCAACCCACCCGCCAACTAA
- a CDS encoding rhodanese-like domain-containing protein — protein sequence MTTGTPATVQATDLHHQISTGNAPRLIDVRTPGEFETGHIPGSYNVPLDLLREHRDELRAHLDEQVVLVCRSGQRAATAEAALAAAGLPNVRVLHGGITAWQAAGAPIRTGRARWDLERQVRLTAGSIVLVAVLVSMVFPPAKWVAAFIGAGLTVAAVTNTCAMGMLLSKLPYNRGPRTDLEGVVAALAGPRS from the coding sequence GTGACCACCGGCACCCCCGCCACCGTCCAAGCCACCGACCTGCACCATCAGATCAGCACCGGCAACGCCCCACGCCTGATCGACGTGCGCACCCCGGGCGAGTTCGAGACCGGGCACATCCCCGGCTCCTACAACGTGCCACTCGACCTGCTGCGCGAACACCGCGACGAATTGCGCGCGCACCTCGACGAACAGGTCGTGCTCGTCTGCCGCTCCGGGCAACGCGCCGCCACCGCCGAAGCAGCGCTCGCCGCCGCCGGCCTGCCGAACGTGCGCGTGCTGCACGGCGGCATCACCGCTTGGCAGGCCGCCGGCGCGCCGATCCGCACGGGCAGAGCCCGCTGGGATCTCGAACGCCAGGTACGCCTGACCGCCGGGTCCATCGTGCTCGTCGCCGTGCTGGTCAGCATGGTGTTCCCCCCGGCAAAATGGGTCGCCGCGTTCATCGGCGCCGGCCTGACCGTCGCCGCGGTGACCAACACCTGCGCGATGGGGATGCTGTTGTCCAAGCTGCCCTACAACCGCGGCCCGCGCACCGACCTCGAAGGCGTCGTCGCGGCCCTGGCCGGCCCGCGGTCGTGA
- a CDS encoding ABC transporter ATP-binding protein — protein sequence MIELRELTKRYGGRVAVDGLSVRVQPGVVTGFLGPNGSGKSTTMRMILGLDAPDHGEALIGGVRYPDLNWPLKTVGALLDAGAFHPGRSARAHLTALAASNDIPGSRVKQVLRIVGLSDAATRRAGTYSLGMRQRLGVAVALLGDPSVLLLDEPVNGLDPEGIRWIRDLLRGLAAEGRTVFVSSHLIAEMALTADRLVVIGRGRLLAETTVAELAAGDDSLEDAFFRLTSEATDYRGVGAS from the coding sequence ATGATCGAACTACGTGAGCTGACGAAACGCTACGGCGGCCGGGTCGCCGTCGACGGCTTGAGCGTCCGGGTGCAGCCGGGCGTGGTGACCGGCTTCCTCGGCCCGAACGGATCCGGCAAGTCGACGACGATGCGGATGATCCTCGGCCTGGATGCCCCGGACCATGGCGAGGCACTGATCGGCGGCGTCCGGTACCCGGACCTGAACTGGCCGTTGAAGACGGTCGGCGCGCTCCTCGATGCCGGGGCGTTCCATCCCGGCCGCAGCGCCCGTGCGCACCTGACCGCGCTGGCCGCGAGCAACGACATCCCCGGTTCCCGGGTCAAGCAGGTGCTGCGCATCGTCGGCCTGTCCGACGCGGCAACGCGGCGCGCCGGTACGTACTCGCTCGGCATGCGCCAGCGGCTCGGCGTCGCTGTGGCCCTGCTCGGCGACCCGAGCGTCCTCCTGCTCGACGAGCCGGTCAACGGACTGGATCCGGAGGGCATCCGCTGGATCCGGGACCTGCTGCGCGGACTCGCCGCCGAAGGCCGGACGGTGTTCGTGTCCAGCCACCTGATCGCCGAGATGGCGCTGACCGCCGACCGGCTGGTGGTCATCGGCCGCGGCCGGCTGCTGGCCGAGACGACCGTCGCCGAACTCGCCGCCGGCGACGACAGCCTGGAGGACGCGTTCTTCCGGCTCACCTCAGAGGCCACCGACTATCGCGGAGTGGGAGCGTCATGA
- a CDS encoding rhodanese-like domain-containing protein, with protein sequence MTVREIDLDELRRREGAVVLDVRSPAEFAAGHLPGAVNLPLDELPGAARRFAGQDVVAVCASGGRSAMAAQVLDAAGARAWSLTGGTQAWVRAGHPIEQGATR encoded by the coding sequence GTGACGGTTCGGGAGATCGACCTGGACGAGTTGCGCCGACGTGAGGGCGCTGTGGTGCTGGATGTGCGCAGCCCGGCCGAGTTCGCGGCAGGCCACCTGCCGGGCGCGGTGAATCTGCCCTTGGACGAGCTGCCCGGGGCTGCTCGGCGGTTCGCCGGGCAGGACGTGGTGGCGGTGTGCGCATCCGGTGGGCGCAGCGCGATGGCCGCGCAGGTCCTCGACGCCGCCGGTGCCCGCGCGTGGTCGCTGACCGGCGGCACGCAGGCCTGGGTGCGCGCCGGTCACCCGATCGAGCAAGGCGCGACCCGATGA
- a CDS encoding MBL fold metallo-hydrolase translates to MMTGIEVEVVDTSSLGDRSYLAHDGRVAVVVDPQRDIDRVLALAGRLGVQITHVAETHLHNDYVSGGLALARLTGATYLVAGADTVGFERLPVADGDEITVSDEMRIGVVATPGHTFHHVSYVLHGPNGPQGVFTGGSLLFGTTGRTDLLGEQHAHTLAGHQHDSVRRLADLLPDGAHVWPTHGFGSFCSATQSDAPDSTIGRERQVNPALRLENEAFVAETLAGLDAYPSYYAHMGARNTDGADLIDLTPARRADPAELADRIAAGEWVVDLRSRKAFAHRHLTGTLSFGLDGPMSTWLGWMAPWGAPITLLGESEQQVADAQRELARIGIDRPAAAAAGHPDDWADGDDTRLAELTTATFDDLAAARDGAVPHSLPAPEVVLDVRMTNEWRTGHIDGAVHIPLPDLPHRLADLPAGTVWVHCGSGYRAAAATSLLQRAGRTAVHIDDAYAKAANTGLTIITSKETA, encoded by the coding sequence ATGATGACTGGCATTGAGGTGGAGGTCGTGGACACCTCGTCACTGGGTGACCGCAGTTACCTGGCGCACGACGGGCGGGTCGCGGTCGTGGTGGACCCGCAGCGCGACATCGACCGGGTGCTGGCCCTCGCGGGCCGGCTCGGGGTCCAGATCACACACGTGGCCGAGACGCACCTGCACAACGACTACGTCTCCGGCGGCCTGGCACTGGCCCGGCTGACTGGTGCCACCTACCTGGTGGCCGGCGCCGACACGGTGGGTTTCGAGCGGTTGCCGGTCGCCGACGGCGACGAGATCACCGTGTCCGACGAGATGCGGATCGGCGTGGTCGCCACCCCCGGGCACACGTTCCACCACGTGTCCTACGTCCTGCACGGCCCTAACGGGCCGCAGGGGGTGTTCACCGGTGGCTCGCTGCTGTTCGGCACGACTGGGCGCACCGACCTGCTCGGTGAGCAGCACGCACACACGCTGGCCGGGCATCAGCACGATTCGGTGCGTCGGCTCGCCGATCTGCTGCCCGACGGCGCTCACGTCTGGCCGACACACGGCTTCGGCAGCTTCTGCTCCGCCACCCAGTCCGACGCCCCGGACTCGACCATCGGCCGGGAGCGGCAGGTGAACCCGGCGCTGCGCCTGGAAAACGAGGCGTTCGTCGCCGAGACCCTCGCCGGGCTGGACGCCTACCCTTCGTACTACGCGCATATGGGCGCCCGTAACACCGACGGTGCCGACCTGATCGACCTGACGCCGGCCCGCCGCGCCGACCCGGCCGAACTCGCCGATCGCATCGCCGCCGGCGAGTGGGTGGTCGACCTACGCTCACGCAAGGCGTTCGCGCACCGGCACCTGACCGGGACCCTCAGCTTCGGCCTGGACGGGCCGATGTCGACCTGGCTCGGCTGGATGGCACCCTGGGGCGCGCCCATCACCCTGCTCGGCGAGAGCGAGCAGCAGGTCGCCGACGCCCAGCGCGAACTCGCCCGCATTGGCATCGACCGGCCGGCCGCCGCAGCCGCCGGCCACCCCGACGACTGGGCGGACGGCGACGACACTCGCCTGGCCGAACTCACCACCGCCACGTTCGACGACCTGGCAGCCGCCCGCGACGGAGCCGTCCCGCACAGCCTGCCCGCACCCGAGGTGGTGCTGGACGTGCGGATGACCAACGAGTGGCGCACCGGGCATATCGACGGCGCCGTGCACATCCCGCTGCCCGACCTGCCGCACCGCCTCGCTGACTTGCCAGCCGGCACAGTGTGGGTGCACTGCGGCTCCGGCTACCGTGCCGCCGCCGCGACCAGCCTGCTGCAACGCGCCGGCCGCACTGCGGTGCACATCGACGACGCCTACGCCAAGGCCGCCAACACCGGCCTGACCATCATCACCAGCAAGGAGACTGCGTGA
- a CDS encoding response regulator transcription factor, whose amino-acid sequence MRVVIAEDAAMMREGLIRLLSDRGFEVCAAVADADALRSAIAANAPNVAIIDIRMPPTHTDEGLRAAIDIRRDHPDVGVLVFSQYVETRYATRLLADRPAGVGYLLKDRVADVADFVDALTRVASGGTALDPEVVGHLMRAGQDTAGVASLTPREREVLSLMAEGRSNAGIAAALVITSGVVEKHVANIFAKLGLPSSDSDNRRVLAVLRHVSGG is encoded by the coding sequence ATGCGGGTGGTGATCGCGGAGGATGCCGCGATGATGCGCGAAGGGCTGATCCGGCTGCTCAGCGACCGCGGTTTCGAGGTGTGCGCGGCGGTGGCCGACGCGGATGCGTTGCGGTCCGCGATTGCCGCCAACGCACCGAACGTAGCCATCATCGACATCCGGATGCCACCGACGCACACCGACGAGGGACTGCGCGCCGCGATCGACATCCGACGCGACCATCCCGACGTCGGTGTGTTGGTGTTCTCCCAGTACGTGGAGACCCGCTACGCGACCCGCCTGCTCGCCGACCGGCCGGCCGGCGTCGGATACCTGCTCAAGGACCGCGTCGCCGACGTCGCCGATTTCGTGGACGCGCTGACCCGGGTGGCATCCGGTGGCACCGCGCTGGATCCAGAGGTGGTCGGCCACCTGATGCGGGCCGGGCAGGACACGGCCGGGGTGGCGTCGCTGACCCCCCGGGAGCGTGAGGTGCTTTCGCTGATGGCCGAGGGACGATCCAACGCCGGGATCGCGGCGGCTCTTGTCATCACCTCCGGAGTCGTGGAGAAGCACGTGGCGAACATCTTCGCGAAACTCGGTTTGCCGTCCTCGGATAGCGACAACCGCCGCGTCCTGGCCGTCCTCCGCCACGTCAGCGGCGGCTGA
- a CDS encoding TetR/AcrR family transcriptional regulator, with product MEKILDAAIASLSRNADASVSEIAQAAGVGRVTLYGHFPTRDALIEAALVRVISEGETVLASLDLSGDPRRALRVLIESSWLLIARASAVLAAAQAALPPGRVQQLHAEPAQRVDELIRRGQAEGAFRDDLPATWLTSVLHHLLKGAAVDVANGLVEQADAPRLISETVLAAYTRANA from the coding sequence GTGGAGAAGATCCTGGATGCAGCGATCGCCAGCCTCAGTCGAAACGCTGACGCGAGCGTGAGCGAGATCGCCCAGGCCGCGGGAGTGGGTCGAGTCACCCTCTACGGGCACTTCCCGACTCGGGACGCCCTCATCGAGGCCGCGCTGGTACGAGTCATATCCGAGGGGGAGACGGTCCTGGCGAGTCTGGATCTCTCGGGCGACCCTCGACGGGCATTGCGCGTCCTGATCGAGTCGAGCTGGCTACTGATCGCCCGGGCGAGTGCCGTCCTTGCAGCGGCGCAGGCGGCGCTCCCTCCCGGACGGGTACAGCAACTGCACGCCGAACCTGCCCAGCGCGTCGACGAGCTGATCCGTCGCGGCCAAGCCGAAGGAGCCTTTCGAGACGACCTCCCGGCGACCTGGCTGACCAGCGTCCTGCACCACCTGCTGAAGGGTGCGGCGGTGGACGTGGCCAACGGGCTCGTAGAGCAGGCGGACGCACCACGCCTCATCTCCGAGACCGTCCTGGCCGCCTACACGCGGGCCAACGCGTAG
- a CDS encoding GNAT family N-acetyltransferase: MTYLLRVETPSVEVYRHLRVAAGLSPKSVDAAANGLAGTWHAVVVYDDDHPVGMGRIIGDGGTAFQIVDMCVLPEHQGLGVGKRIMAALMERLVDRAPRTAYVSLIADGKARYLYAQYGFAETAPESVGMARQL, translated from the coding sequence GTGACCTACCTCCTACGAGTAGAAACACCTTCCGTTGAGGTCTATCGACATCTGCGGGTCGCCGCCGGGCTAAGTCCTAAATCCGTTGACGCCGCGGCGAACGGCCTGGCGGGAACCTGGCACGCTGTCGTCGTCTATGACGATGACCATCCAGTGGGCATGGGCCGGATCATCGGCGACGGTGGCACCGCGTTCCAGATCGTTGACATGTGCGTTCTGCCCGAGCATCAGGGGCTCGGAGTCGGCAAGAGGATCATGGCTGCACTGATGGAGCGGCTCGTGGATCGGGCACCTCGCACCGCCTACGTCTCACTCATCGCAGACGGCAAGGCGCGCTACCTCTATGCGCAGTACGGCTTCGCGGAGACCGCGCCGGAGTCGGTGGGCATGGCTCGCCAACTCTGA
- a CDS encoding RNA polymerase sigma factor: protein MTGPTVEQAITRAHHEEWARVVAGLARRFGDLDVAEEATAEAFVAAAERWPREGVPPNPGGWLATTATRKAIDRLRRESQRDAKHQAARIVYDDTPPEPTGPVEDDRLRLVFTCCHPALALEARVALTLRLLGGLTVPEIARAFLVKETTMARRITRAKAKIKAAHIPYRVPWAGDIRERLAGVLAVVYLVFNEGYLASEGDDSVRVDLTDEAIRLGRLLRALLPDDGEVAGLLALMLLTDARRPARVSPTGELVTLDEQDRGAWDRTLIAEGNALVRERLEAVAVGGDPAGRYQLQAAINAVHTDAPSARDTDWSTIVALYGRMVLLDPSPIVRLNRAVAVAEVDGPGVGLAEIDRLTEVLDGYHAFHAARADLLRRLGRGGESRAAYDRAIGLAGNPAERAYLTRRRDQLAG, encoded by the coding sequence GTGACTGGTCCCACCGTCGAGCAGGCGATCACCCGTGCCCACCACGAGGAGTGGGCGCGGGTGGTCGCCGGCCTCGCGCGCCGTTTCGGCGATCTTGATGTCGCCGAGGAAGCGACGGCCGAGGCGTTCGTAGCGGCTGCAGAGCGGTGGCCGCGCGAGGGCGTACCGCCCAATCCCGGCGGTTGGCTCGCCACCACCGCGACCCGCAAGGCGATCGATCGGCTCCGTCGCGAGTCGCAGCGCGACGCCAAGCACCAGGCGGCCCGGATCGTGTACGACGACACCCCTCCTGAGCCGACTGGCCCGGTCGAGGACGACCGGCTCAGACTGGTCTTCACCTGCTGCCACCCTGCGCTCGCGTTGGAGGCCCGGGTGGCGCTCACCCTGCGCCTGCTCGGCGGCCTCACCGTCCCCGAGATCGCCCGCGCCTTTCTGGTGAAGGAGACCACGATGGCGCGACGGATCACCCGCGCCAAGGCGAAGATCAAGGCGGCACACATTCCCTACCGGGTGCCCTGGGCCGGCGACATCCGCGAGCGGCTCGCCGGCGTGCTCGCGGTCGTCTACCTCGTCTTCAACGAGGGCTATCTCGCCAGCGAGGGGGACGACTCGGTGCGCGTCGACCTCACCGACGAGGCGATCCGCCTCGGCCGCCTGCTCCGAGCTCTCCTCCCGGACGACGGCGAGGTGGCCGGCCTGCTTGCCCTGATGCTCCTCACTGACGCCCGGCGGCCGGCGCGCGTGTCCCCCACCGGCGAGCTGGTGACCCTCGACGAGCAGGACCGCGGCGCATGGGACCGCACCCTCATCGCCGAGGGCAACGCCTTGGTTCGCGAGCGGCTCGAGGCGGTGGCGGTCGGCGGTGACCCAGCCGGGCGCTACCAGCTGCAGGCCGCGATCAACGCGGTCCACACGGATGCTCCGTCCGCCCGAGACACCGACTGGTCCACCATCGTCGCCCTCTACGGCCGCATGGTGCTGCTCGACCCCTCGCCGATCGTGCGGCTCAACCGGGCGGTCGCGGTCGCCGAGGTCGACGGCCCCGGGGTCGGGCTCGCCGAGATCGACCGGCTCACCGAGGTCCTTGACGGCTACCACGCCTTCCACGCCGCGCGCGCCGACCTGCTGCGGCGACTCGGGCGCGGCGGCGAGTCGCGGGCGGCGTACGACCGGGCCATCGGTCTCGCCGGCAATCCCGCGGAGCGGGCCTACCTCACCCGCCGCCGCGACCAGCTGGCCGGCTGA
- a CDS encoding sensor histidine kinase, whose protein sequence is MTSDNELMIALRAPFTTLALRRAVFCVVGVVSAAAILSVPAIVPALGVLILWATGAMSNQPAPTVAPLFLVLFPLTIALLVVLAAPTGRAMGALHRSLADRLLDVHVDAPPPRLSKRISAVVSDGPGWRAVGYGLLKVPLAIPEGYGAFCYVFGLVNLSYPVWWPLFRNHPAGTRLGPVWALTPFGTIGTRTFAGTFLIAAAGLAMLLVAPWLMRAGTTLDLAAMRRLLGPRRLAERVRELQVTRARAIDDAAAMMRRLERDLHDGAQIRLATLAMNLGMATEKLGVDGPPPDLPQARELVALAHRGAKDALADLRDLVRGIHPPVLDNGLGDALATLATSSAIPVAVNVELPDRPAPAIETIAYFCASELLANAAKHSRATRVRLGVVRSGERLMLTVEDDGIGGANPDGPGLSGLARRIAVVDGRMRVHSPTGGPTRVEIELPTRA, encoded by the coding sequence GTGACCAGCGACAATGAGCTGATGATCGCGCTGCGCGCTCCGTTCACCACACTCGCCCTGCGCCGGGCGGTGTTCTGCGTCGTCGGCGTGGTCAGTGCGGCCGCGATCCTGAGCGTACCGGCGATCGTGCCGGCCCTGGGCGTCCTCATCCTCTGGGCGACCGGAGCCATGTCCAACCAGCCCGCACCTACCGTCGCACCGTTGTTCCTGGTCCTGTTTCCGCTCACCATCGCGCTCCTGGTCGTGCTGGCCGCCCCGACCGGGCGCGCGATGGGAGCCCTGCATCGCTCACTCGCCGACCGGCTGCTCGACGTGCACGTGGACGCCCCGCCGCCCCGGCTCTCGAAGCGGATCAGCGCCGTGGTCTCCGACGGACCGGGCTGGCGCGCCGTCGGGTACGGCCTGCTCAAGGTGCCACTGGCCATCCCCGAGGGCTACGGTGCGTTCTGCTACGTGTTCGGCCTGGTCAACCTCAGCTACCCGGTGTGGTGGCCGCTGTTTCGCAACCACCCGGCCGGAACGCGCCTCGGACCGGTGTGGGCGCTGACACCGTTCGGCACCATCGGTACGCGGACGTTCGCCGGAACGTTCCTCATCGCCGCGGCCGGCCTCGCCATGCTGCTGGTCGCACCGTGGTTGATGCGGGCCGGTACGACACTGGACCTTGCCGCGATGCGACGGCTGCTCGGCCCGCGTCGGCTCGCCGAGCGGGTACGCGAACTGCAGGTCACCCGGGCCCGCGCGATCGACGACGCGGCCGCGATGATGCGCAGGCTGGAACGGGACCTGCACGACGGCGCGCAGATCCGGCTGGCGACGCTGGCGATGAACCTCGGCATGGCGACCGAGAAGCTCGGTGTCGACGGCCCGCCACCCGACCTCCCACAGGCCCGCGAACTGGTCGCGCTCGCCCACCGCGGAGCGAAGGATGCCCTCGCCGACCTGCGCGACCTGGTGCGCGGGATCCACCCGCCGGTCCTCGACAACGGTCTCGGCGACGCGCTGGCGACGCTCGCGACGAGCAGCGCCATCCCGGTCGCGGTGAACGTCGAGCTGCCCGACCGCCCGGCGCCCGCGATCGAGACCATCGCTTACTTCTGCGCCTCCGAGCTGCTCGCGAACGCGGCCAAACACAGCCGGGCGACCCGTGTCAGGCTCGGCGTCGTCCGATCCGGCGAGCGCCTGATGTTGACCGTCGAGGACGACGGCATCGGCGGGGCGAACCCGGACGGTCCCGGCCTGTCCGGCCTGGCCCGCCGCATCGCCGTCGTGGACGGCCGGATGCGCGTACACAGTCCGACGGGTGGTCCGACCCGGGTCGAGATCGAGCTGCCCACACGGGCGTGA
- a CDS encoding PP2C family protein-serine/threonine phosphatase, producing the protein MTWTFEDRQEGGDGAGGAASAAPVDALARLEPVVAAGPDLLGMLADAVADADRAVRRSAATSRSTRSRRCCAPAAGSRWCTSAISRAYALRDGERSQLTRDHTYVQSRVDQGRLGAQEVATHPQRALLVRALGAGGTAVEADTERDQVVGQRRA; encoded by the coding sequence GTGACCTGGACATTCGAAGATCGCCAGGAAGGGGGAGACGGAGCTGGCGGCGCCGCCAGCGCCGCGCCCGTTGATGCCCTCGCCCGGCTGGAGCCGGTGGTCGCGGCGGGCCCGGACCTGCTTGGCATGCTGGCCGACGCGGTCGCTGACGCCGATCGCGCCGTGCGGCGGTCGGCGGCCACCAGCCGGTCTACACGCTCACGGCGATGCTGTGCTCCGGCGGCCGGCTCGCGCTGGTGCACGTCGGCGATATCTCGGGCGTACGCGCTGCGGGACGGCGAGCGGTCCCAGCTGACCCGCGACCACACGTACGTGCAGTCGCGGGTCGACCAGGGCCGGCTCGGCGCGCAGGAGGTGGCCACCCATCCGCAGCGGGCCCTGCTGGTGCGGGCGCTCGGCGCCGGGGGAACCGCCGTGGAGGCCGACACCGAGCGCGATCAGGTCGTTGGGCAGCGGCGGGCCTGA
- a CDS encoding metal-sensitive transcriptional regulator: MDAKVLSDAVTRLKRANGQLGAVIAMIENGDDCERVLTQLAAVSRALDKAGFKIISTGMRQCQQARERGEQPPMTEEQLEKLFMALS; encoded by the coding sequence ATGGACGCCAAGGTGCTGTCGGACGCGGTGACGCGGTTGAAGCGCGCTAACGGACAGCTGGGCGCGGTGATCGCCATGATCGAGAACGGTGACGACTGTGAGCGGGTGTTGACTCAGCTTGCCGCTGTGTCGCGTGCCCTGGACAAGGCCGGCTTCAAGATCATTTCGACGGGGATGCGGCAATGTCAGCAGGCACGCGAGCGTGGCGAGCAGCCGCCGATGACCGAGGAGCAGCTGGAGAAGCTGTTCATGGCGTTGTCCTGA